The bacterium DNA window ACTTGCCGAGGATGCGGCCGTGGCGCGCACCGGTGACCCGGGGGAGGTTCCCCGAACGGCCCATCAGGCTCGCGTGTCCAATGAGCGCAAACGCGAGGGCCTCCTTGGCGTCGGAGGGAATGCCGAACTCGTCGATCGCCCGGACGCGAAGGGGGGTCACCGCGTCTGCGAGGCGCCGGATCAACGTGGGGTTGTGCACGCCTCCCCCGGAGGCGACGATCTCCTCGATCGCATGGCGCGGTAGCACAAACCGGGAGACGTTGGACGCGATCGCCTCCGCCGCAAATGCGGTTGCGGTGGCGATCAAGTCGTCGGCGGGAAGGGTTCCCCAGGCGGCGAGGAGGTCGTGGAGAAACGGGCGGCCGAATTGTTCGTGCCCCGCCGCCTTGGGCGGCGACGCGGTGACGAAGGGATGGCGCATGAGCGCAGCGAGGAGGTCCTCGCGCACCCGGCCGCGCGCGGCGCGGCTGCCGTCTCGATCGTACGCCTCGCCAAAGAAGTGGCGGACGAGGCCATCGCTCACCATGTTGGCCGGGCCGCAGTCAAAGGCGTAGACATCTTCGAACGTTGCGCCCGCCGGGAGGACGGTGAGGTTGGAGATCCCGCCGAGGTTCAGCGCGATCCGGCCGGTCCGATTGCCGAGCAGCAGTAGGTCTGCGTAAGGGACGAAGGGCGCACCGACGCCCCCGGCCGCCATATCGGCGGGGCGGAAGTCGGCGATGACCGGCCGGCCCGTCCGCTCCGCGATCACCGCCGCCTCCCCCAGTTGCATCGTCGCGGCGCGGCTGAACGAGTCGGCAGGATCGGGCGTGCCCACATGCGCGACGGTTTGTCCGTGCGAGGCGATGAGGTCCACCGTCTCGAGATCGCATCCGCCGGCGCGGGCCGCCGCGATCGCGGCGTCGGCGAAGAGCTCCCCCAAGAGGAAGTTGAGCGTGGCCGCGTCCTGCATCGTGGCGGGTTCGGTAAAGAGGTTGATCACGCGGCGCCGCACCTCGGGCGGGTACGGCGTCGTGGCCCACCCGCGCAGGGCGATCCCCGGTCGCTCGCGCCCGCGGTCGGTGATCTCGACGAGGGCTCCCGTGATGCCGTCGGCGGAGGTGCCCGAGATGAGCCCGATCACCAACGTGACGGGCTTGGCCCGGATGCGGGCGAAGGGGTCGACGCTCATCGCGGCATCACGAGGACGCGCTCAGCGCCCGCCGGACGTTTCCTCCGGCGCGGGCCAGCCGTCCCGCCGCGTCCTCCGCGGTCGTGCGCGCGGCAATCATCACGATGGCCACCGGCACGCGGCCCCCGGCGCGGCCGAGCGCTTCGGCCGCCTCCCGCTCCGGCACCCCCGCGGCGGTCGCCACGATGCGCACGGCCCTGCGGCGCAGTTTCTCGTTCGTGGCGCGAAGATCCACCATCAGGTTCCCGTACACTTTCCCCAACTGCACCATGGTCAAGGTGCTGAGCATGTTCAGCACGAGTTTTTGCGCGGTGCCCGCTTTGAGCCGGGTGCTCCCGGCGATCACCTCAGGGCCCACCACGGGGACGATGGCCAGATCGCACGCCGAGACGAGCGGGGAGCCGGCGACGCACGTCACCGCGATCGTGAACGCGCGCCGCGCTCGAGCGCGCCGCACCGCGGCCAGCACGAAGGGTGTCGCTCCGCTCGCCGCGATTCCCACGACCACATCGTCGGGGCCGATGCCGCGCGAGTCGACCTCCCGCTCGCCGGCGCGCTCATCGTCCTCGGCGCCCTCAACCGCCTCGGTCAGCGATCGCGGGGCCCCCGCGAGCACGGCTTGGACCTGACGGGGATCGGTCCCAAAGGTCGGCGGGCACTCCGCGGCATCGAGGACCGCGAGCCGGCCGCTCGTCCCAGCGCCGATGTACACGAGACGTCCCCCGCGGCGGAGCGCGTCCGAAATCCGGGCGACGGCATCGGCGATCTGCGGAATCACGGTGCCCACGGCGGTCGGGACCCGACGGTCCTCCTCGTTGATCAGCCGGGCCTGCTCGAGCAGCGGCCGGAGGTCGAGGTCCCGGGTGTGCGTATTGATCGCTTCCGTCGGGGGCTCGCGTTCGGGCATGGTTCCTCCTTTATATTCGCAGGCGCGGGTCGAGCAGGTCGCGCAATCCGTCCCCGAGGAGGTTGAACCCCAGCACGATCATGGCGATCGTCGCTCCGGGAAAGACGGCGGTCCACGGGGCGGTGGCCATGAACCGGCGGGAGTCCGCCAGCATGTTTCCCCACGAGGGGGTGGGCGGTTGCGTTCCCAACCCGAGGAAGCTCAGCGCCGATTCGGTGAGAATCGCGAGCGAGAGGCTGAGCGAGGTCTGCACGATCAGGGGGGCCGAGATGTTCGGCAGGATGTGGCGGAGGAGAACGCGGCGCGTCCTCGCGCCGAGCGCCCCGGCCGCCTCCACGTACTCTAACGTGCGCGTGGCCAGCACGCTGGCCCGGCTGATCCGGGCGAACTGCGGGGTGTAAACGACGCCGATCGCGACGATGACGGTCCAGACCGCGGTCCCAGCGGCCGCCATGATGGCGATCGCGAGTAGCACGGCCGGGAACGCGAAAATGACGTCCATCACCCGCATCAGGGTGCCGTCGATGCGGCCGCCGTAGTGGCCGCTCACGACTCCCACGCTTCCTCCCGCCGCGAGTGCCAAGACCACCGAGGCGATCGAGACGACGAGCGACACCCGCGTCCCATACAGTAGCCGGCTCAGCAGGTCCCGGCCAAACTGATCAGTTCCGAACGGGTAGGGTCCGCCCGGGGGCGCCAGCAGCGATTGCGAGGCCATGGAAAGAGGGTCGTGCGGGGCCAGTGCCGGCGCCGTGACGGCCGCGAAGAGGTAGGCGCCGACGATCACCGCGCCGGCCACCGCCACCGGGGTGCGGACGAACCGGGACGCGAAGGTCCGCCGCGGCCGCACCGCCGCCACCGGTCGGTTCACCCGTACCGCACCCTTGGGTCGACGTAGGCGTACAGGACATCGACGACGATGTTGCTCAGGACAAACAAGAGGGCGATGACGAGGACCACGCCCTGCACGACCGGGTAATCCCGCTGAGCGATGGCGTTGAGCGCCAGACGGCCCATGCCCGGGAGCGCAAAGACGTCTTCGATGACGACCGTCCCGCCGAGCAGATAGCCGGCCTGGAAACCGATCACCGTGATCACCGGAATCAACGCGTTGCGCAGCGCGTGCCGGTTGATGACCCACCGCTCCCGGAGCCCTTTGGCGCGCGCCGTGCGAACGTAGTCCTGTCCGAGGACCTCGAGGAGTGAGGAACGCACGAACCGCATGATCACCGCGGCCAGCACGACGCCGAGGGAGAACGCCGGCAGCACCATCACCGTCAGATTGGCGATGGGATTCGTGAAAAACCGGACGTAGATCCCGATCGACGCGATCGGGAGGATGCGTCCGGGCAGGA harbors:
- a CDS encoding anhydro-N-acetylmuramic acid kinase, producing MSVDPFARIRAKPVTLVIGLISGTSADGITGALVEITDRGRERPGIALRGWATTPYPPEVRRRVINLFTEPATMQDAATLNFLLGELFADAAIAAARAGGCDLETVDLIASHGQTVAHVGTPDPADSFSRAATMQLGEAAVIAERTGRPVIADFRPADMAAGGVGAPFVPYADLLLLGNRTGRIALNLGGISNLTVLPAGATFEDVYAFDCGPANMVSDGLVRHFFGEAYDRDGSRAARGRVREDLLAALMRHPFVTASPPKAAGHEQFGRPFLHDLLAAWGTLPADDLIATATAFAAEAIASNVSRFVLPRHAIEEIVASGGGVHNPTLIRRLADAVTPLRVRAIDEFGIPSDAKEALAFALIGHASLMGRSGNLPRVTGARHGRILGKFTWPPGAASRESTK
- the murQ gene encoding N-acetylmuramic acid 6-phosphate etherase; the protein is MPEREPPTEAINTHTRDLDLRPLLEQARLINEEDRRVPTAVGTVIPQIADAVARISDALRRGGRLVYIGAGTSGRLAVLDAAECPPTFGTDPRQVQAVLAGAPRSLTEAVEGAEDDERAGEREVDSRGIGPDDVVVGIAASGATPFVLAAVRRARARRAFTIAVTCVAGSPLVSACDLAIVPVVGPEVIAGSTRLKAGTAQKLVLNMLSTLTMVQLGKVYGNLMVDLRATNEKLRRRAVRIVATAAGVPEREAAEALGRAGGRVPVAIVMIAARTTAEDAAGRLARAGGNVRRALSASS
- a CDS encoding ABC transporter permease yields the protein MNRPVAAVRPRRTFASRFVRTPVAVAGAVIVGAYLFAAVTAPALAPHDPLSMASQSLLAPPGGPYPFGTDQFGRDLLSRLLYGTRVSLVVSIASVVLALAAGGSVGVVSGHYGGRIDGTLMRVMDVIFAFPAVLLAIAIMAAAGTAVWTVIVAIGVVYTPQFARISRASVLATRTLEYVEAAGALGARTRRVLLRHILPNISAPLIVQTSLSLSLAILTESALSFLGLGTQPPTPSWGNMLADSRRFMATAPWTAVFPGATIAMIVLGFNLLGDGLRDLLDPRLRI
- a CDS encoding ABC transporter permease; the encoded protein is MTGFIATRLLTMLPVLWGVSIVVFLLIHLIPGDALQMFLGTQVALTSAQMEELRRLFGLNKPLPLQYIDWIGQLVRGDLGVSLRTSRPVLPDILARLPVSAELTVLALLVSLAIALPVGVLSALRRGTASDAAIRVGGLIGLSIPNFWLATMLLLFLPGRILPIASIGIYVRFFTNPIANLTVMVLPAFSLGVVLAAVIMRFVRSSLLEVLGQDYVRTARAKGLRERWVINRHALRNALIPVITVIGFQAGYLLGGTVVIEDVFALPGMGRLALNAIAQRDYPVVQGVVLVIALLFVLSNIVVDVLYAYVDPRVRYG